In Chitinophaga nivalis, a single genomic region encodes these proteins:
- a CDS encoding GNAT family N-acetyltransferase: protein MKNNIRDNYTLRRLLPAQWEAYKSIRLEALQTNPDMFGSNYKKEATYTPDEWISFLQNDRRAQFALYYNESLVGLTGVTLDKAAATNAVLFASFIQPAHRGNGLSTLFYEARIDWARSQNCKTITVSHRVGNDVSKAANQRFGFVYAHAKEVMWPDGVSADELVYVLEL, encoded by the coding sequence ATGAAAAACAACATACGAGATAATTACACGTTGCGCCGGCTACTGCCAGCCCAATGGGAGGCATATAAATCAATAAGACTGGAAGCATTACAAACCAATCCTGATATGTTTGGCAGCAACTATAAAAAGGAAGCTACCTATACACCAGATGAATGGATCTCTTTTCTGCAAAATGACAGGCGTGCCCAGTTTGCCCTATACTACAACGAATCATTAGTCGGCCTGACAGGAGTAACCTTGGATAAAGCAGCTGCAACAAACGCCGTTTTGTTTGCCTCTTTTATTCAGCCGGCACACCGGGGCAACGGACTGTCCACCTTGTTTTATGAAGCCCGTATTGACTGGGCACGCAGCCAAAACTGCAAGACTATTACGGTCTCTCATCGAGTTGGGAACGATGTATCCAAAGCCGCCAATCAGCGATTTGGGTTTGTATATGCCCATGCGAAGGAAGTGATGTGGCCGGATGGTGTAAGTGCAGATGAACTGGTGTATGTTTTGGAGTTGTAG
- a CDS encoding HEAT repeat domain-containing protein, translating into MNEQYSRLLQEVEEGEVRIDDTAIALLNELLITPGHYQHQAIAKLLQDIKSPTTIPFVKQALESHFDYLEYTCSDDNVIAKWFSWLLYEIGTPDAIHLIAQYTQSTNEGIRYEMSYRLNKIKSTTNS; encoded by the coding sequence ATGAATGAACAATACTCGCGGCTATTGCAGGAAGTAGAAGAGGGGGAGGTCCGGATAGACGATACTGCTATCGCCTTACTCAATGAATTGCTGATAACTCCCGGGCATTATCAGCATCAGGCAATAGCGAAATTACTGCAGGATATTAAAAGTCCTACTACCATTCCATTTGTAAAGCAAGCACTGGAAAGTCATTTCGACTATCTGGAATATACCTGTTCAGATGATAATGTCATTGCAAAGTGGTTTAGCTGGCTGCTCTATGAAATAGGCACCCCTGATGCTATACATCTCATCGCACAATATACACAAAGCACAAATGAAGGTATTCGGTATGAAATGAGCTATCGGTTAAATAAAATAAAATCTACGACTAACAGCTGA
- a CDS encoding helix-turn-helix domain-containing protein — protein sequence MKQREDVHIFYQQYLEKKPVAENSFQGYFDTFSWQQLKDDLSACDQLQRKPFYKIALLRGEARYHANEEEIHVNGHTIVFIDPMTRCRFTTHDQHFAAEYCVFSESFLRGSGKIAVANWPVFAGNSIYTQSLTDQEYEHLRHIFHELETEHQSAYQFKEEVIRNRIFDVIHFVQKMAGHRKKENDVQDEKLTTLFFTNLEHIFFNISPDRPLEHKTPAGFAQLLHVTIDKLNKTLRKTTGKTTQSLLHERILQEANVLLRHTSYSIKEIAWCLKFQETAHFQNFYKKHAGCTPVEYRQA from the coding sequence ATGAAGCAACGTGAGGATGTACATATTTTCTATCAGCAATACCTGGAGAAAAAACCGGTAGCAGAAAATAGTTTTCAGGGATATTTTGATACCTTTTCGTGGCAGCAGCTTAAAGATGATTTATCTGCGTGTGATCAGCTACAGCGTAAGCCATTCTACAAGATTGCCTTACTCAGGGGAGAAGCCCGGTATCATGCGAATGAAGAAGAGATTCATGTAAATGGCCATACGATTGTTTTTATTGATCCGATGACCAGGTGTCGGTTTACTACCCATGACCAACATTTTGCTGCGGAATATTGTGTGTTTAGTGAAAGTTTTCTCAGGGGATCCGGTAAAATTGCTGTGGCCAACTGGCCTGTTTTTGCTGGTAACAGTATCTACACACAATCATTAACCGATCAGGAATATGAGCACTTGCGCCATATATTCCATGAATTGGAAACGGAGCACCAATCTGCTTATCAGTTTAAAGAAGAGGTGATCCGGAACCGGATTTTTGATGTCATTCATTTTGTACAAAAAATGGCAGGACATCGAAAGAAAGAGAACGATGTGCAGGATGAAAAACTGACCACGCTTTTCTTCACTAACCTGGAGCATATCTTTTTCAATATCAGCCCCGACCGTCCATTGGAACATAAAACACCCGCCGGTTTTGCGCAACTGCTGCATGTTACCATTGATAAACTGAATAAAACACTCAGGAAAACAACTGGCAAAACCACCCAGTCACTTTTGCATGAACGTATTTTACAGGAAGCCAATGTTTTGCTGCGCCACACCTCTTACAGTATTAAAGAAATTGCCTGGTGCTTAAAGTTTCAGGAAACTGCCCACTTCCAGAACTTTTATAAGAAGCATGCCGGATGTACGCCAGTGGAATACAGGCAGGCGTAG
- a CDS encoding DUF2975 domain-containing protein → MEIKITIKQTLTILLVLSWIIFIGLCIEAGGFIANAIFAIARPSAVPYLWRQIDLSALFKYDQGHFFVVTLLLGIVAILKAWLFFLIIKILHRKDLDMSQPFNKQVRRFIFHLSYVALMIAIFSGYGVSYTEGLVKQGVPMPDTQHLQIGGADVWLFMAIVLFIIAQMFKRGIEIQSENELTI, encoded by the coding sequence ATGGAAATTAAAATTACCATCAAGCAGACCTTAACGATACTGCTGGTCCTTTCCTGGATCATATTTATAGGTCTGTGCATAGAAGCCGGTGGCTTTATTGCGAATGCCATCTTTGCCATCGCCAGGCCGAGTGCTGTTCCCTATCTTTGGCGGCAAATAGACTTATCAGCCCTTTTTAAATACGACCAGGGGCATTTTTTTGTAGTCACCTTACTACTCGGCATTGTGGCGATACTGAAAGCCTGGTTGTTTTTCCTGATCATAAAAATCCTGCACCGTAAGGACCTGGATATGTCTCAGCCCTTCAACAAACAAGTCAGGCGTTTTATTTTTCATTTATCCTATGTGGCGTTAATGATTGCTATTTTCTCCGGGTACGGCGTCAGCTATACCGAAGGACTGGTGAAACAGGGCGTACCGATGCCCGACACCCAACATTTACAAATAGGCGGCGCGGATGTATGGCTGTTTATGGCGATCGTACTTTTTATCATCGCCCAGATGTTTAAGAGAGGAATTGAAATACAATCAGAAAACGAATTAACGATTTAA
- a CDS encoding helix-turn-helix domain-containing protein: MMAKRKMSLNELSEKVGLTLSNLSILKTGKAKAIRFSTLEAICKVLDCQPADILEYKEQ; encoded by the coding sequence ATGATGGCAAAGCGGAAAATGTCACTGAATGAGCTTTCAGAGAAAGTAGGTTTAACATTATCCAACCTTTCCATCCTTAAAACAGGGAAGGCAAAAGCCATACGTTTCAGTACACTCGAGGCTATTTGTAAAGTACTGGATTGTCAGCCTGCCGACATACTGGAATATAAGGAACAATAA
- a CDS encoding aromatic alcohol reductase, with translation MEQSFLIIGTGEVGLAMLNSLYDYRQRHAGTFGIAVLVQPSRLGTDEVSQDPKFKEVVLEAADLKDDSIHALAAVFRKYDTVICCSGFSIGTGIQVKITEAVLAAGVKRYVPWQFGVDYDKIGRGSAQPVFDEQLDVRALLRAQNKTHWIIVSTGMITSFLFREDFGVISLSGKVVRALRDWQHSLTLTACEDIGALTVAILFHQPEILDQVVFVAGDTVTFEEMAHKMEQLFQTKFERVLWSTDHLENELQKDPADPFKRYRLVFTNPGVTWPKEETFNVKHQIPTVDIMEWAKQHILQ, from the coding sequence ATGGAACAATCATTTTTAATTATTGGAACAGGAGAAGTAGGGCTGGCCATGTTGAACAGCCTGTACGATTACCGGCAACGTCATGCCGGCACGTTTGGTATTGCGGTACTCGTACAGCCTTCGCGGTTAGGTACGGATGAAGTGAGCCAGGATCCTAAATTTAAGGAGGTGGTATTGGAGGCCGCAGATTTAAAGGACGATAGTATCCATGCCCTGGCGGCTGTTTTCAGGAAGTATGATACCGTTATTTGTTGCAGTGGGTTTTCTATAGGCACAGGTATACAGGTTAAGATTACGGAGGCTGTGCTGGCAGCTGGGGTAAAAAGATATGTCCCCTGGCAATTTGGGGTCGATTATGATAAGATCGGCCGGGGAAGCGCGCAGCCGGTATTCGACGAGCAGTTGGATGTGCGGGCGTTGTTGCGGGCACAAAATAAGACCCACTGGATCATTGTTTCCACCGGCATGATTACCAGTTTTCTGTTCCGGGAGGATTTTGGCGTGATCAGTCTGTCCGGGAAAGTAGTGCGTGCATTGCGCGATTGGCAGCACTCCCTTACGCTGACGGCCTGTGAAGATATTGGCGCATTGACGGTGGCGATCTTATTTCACCAACCGGAGATACTGGACCAGGTTGTTTTTGTAGCCGGAGATACGGTAACGTTTGAAGAGATGGCGCATAAAATGGAGCAGCTTTTCCAGACAAAATTTGAAAGGGTCTTATGGAGTACCGACCATCTGGAGAACGAGCTGCAAAAAGATCCGGCAGATCCGTTTAAACGGTATCGGCTGGTGTTTACCAACCCGGGCGTAACCTGGCCTAAAGAAGAAACGTTCAATGTAAAACACCAGATACCTACGGTGGATATCATGGAATGGGCGAAGCAGCATATATTACAATAA
- a CDS encoding DUF4256 domain-containing protein encodes MKNTKKKLSPEQGQALLNVLKTRFEKNTQRHKGLSWDPVQARLEANPAKLWSLDEMELTGGEPDVVGYDKSTGEYIFYDCATESPKGRRSVCYDHEALASRKEHKPENSAVEMAADMGVELLSEAQYRELQQLGNFDLKTSSWIITPPAIRKLGGALFSDRRYDHVFVYHNGAESYYAARGFRCWIKI; translated from the coding sequence ATGAAAAACACCAAAAAGAAACTGTCACCAGAACAGGGTCAGGCACTGCTCAACGTGTTAAAGACCCGCTTTGAGAAAAACACACAACGACATAAAGGACTTAGCTGGGATCCGGTACAAGCGAGACTGGAAGCCAATCCTGCCAAACTATGGTCGCTCGATGAAATGGAATTAACCGGTGGAGAGCCGGATGTGGTGGGTTACGATAAAAGTACGGGTGAATATATTTTTTATGATTGTGCAACTGAAAGCCCCAAGGGCCGGAGAAGTGTTTGTTATGATCATGAAGCGCTGGCATCCAGGAAGGAGCACAAACCAGAAAACAGCGCCGTGGAAATGGCGGCCGACATGGGCGTTGAACTTTTAAGCGAAGCGCAATACCGGGAATTACAGCAATTGGGCAATTTCGATCTGAAAACGTCGAGCTGGATCATCACACCGCCTGCCATCAGGAAACTTGGCGGCGCCCTCTTTTCAGACCGGCGCTATGATCATGTTTTTGTGTATCACAACGGCGCAGAATCATATTATGCAGCCAGGGGATTCCGTTGCTGGATAAAGATCTAA
- a CDS encoding class I SAM-dependent methyltransferase translates to MRTGKKEFWEAAFAEKREMWGFEPARSAILTKDFFVQQSVKNVLIPGIGYGRNAQVFIENGMKVTGIEIAETAIEIARKHYGTGMQIYHGSVADMPFDNNQYEGIFCYALIHLLGTEERQQLIQACYNQLAPGGDMVFTVISKEASTYGQGKWVSKDRYEIFDGVNMYFYDLASINTEFGNAGLFEITAVTENYPFFLIKCIKDNNHALV, encoded by the coding sequence ATGCGAACCGGAAAGAAAGAATTTTGGGAAGCTGCCTTTGCGGAGAAGCGGGAGATGTGGGGTTTTGAACCGGCCCGATCTGCGATATTAACAAAGGATTTTTTTGTGCAGCAATCCGTGAAGAACGTCCTGATTCCTGGCATTGGTTATGGCCGGAATGCGCAGGTTTTCATAGAAAACGGCATGAAGGTAACAGGCATAGAGATAGCTGAAACAGCGATTGAAATAGCCCGGAAGCATTATGGAACAGGCATGCAGATCTATCATGGTTCCGTAGCGGATATGCCATTTGATAACAACCAGTATGAAGGTATCTTTTGCTATGCGCTGATCCATCTATTAGGCACGGAGGAAAGACAGCAGCTAATTCAGGCCTGTTACAATCAGTTGGCACCGGGTGGCGATATGGTCTTCACCGTTATTTCAAAGGAGGCATCCACTTATGGGCAGGGTAAATGGGTGAGCAAAGATCGTTATGAAATATTCGATGGTGTCAACATGTATTTTTATGATCTTGCATCAATCAATACTGAGTTTGGTAACGCTGGTTTATTTGAAATCACAGCAGTTACAGAGAACTATCCGTTCTTTTTAATTAAATGCATAAAAGACAATAACCACGCGCTTGTTTAA